A single window of Paenibacillus sp. FSL H8-0537 DNA harbors:
- a CDS encoding ABC transporter permease has protein sequence MNFRQFAFNNVLRRKRTYAAHFMSSSFAVMIFFIYSVLLYHPDLQGEIAASSPTASMLGTMGLKISQYLIVIFSFLFLMYSAGAFLKARKREFGILMLLGMSDKQYRRLIFVENIIIGLISTVFGIGFGILFTKLFLLITERLLVLQQGLEFLVPIQSVMITAGAFLIVFLLLSILASRLGRKSQLLELIRSDEKPKKEPKASVLLSLLAAVLLLAGYGMVFYFVLGRAFSLTLLAAAIGSVILGTYFLFTQLSVYVIRALRGRESLLLRKINLLTLSDLAYRMRDNANMFFMVATVTAVALCGMGTCLAIGDPNLSEKDNPYAFIYESFGGDSESLAQSELQTKQHLALLEHRLSEGGFTFTKGASHIKNTEEWQSVMSLSEYNQLATALGFAAETLNVPSEAFIASGKVSRAQNVTAFEPILDLGNVAPGEKQRKLTVVKRLPSFVLNNYNDVYVVSDDYFQAMNRMKDDTNQVTYYYVIPNWIDTIGVAQSVMKEIPQDTQGYYNIRSLVIEWYEFKQLNGLLLIISVLVGGVFFTYAVSFIYFRLYADLERDEKQYQMISKIGLSGKELNRLVTRQLLIMFFLPFAIALVHGIVAFINIALLLDISMLNAALMIYISFFLLQLAYFLMIRWRYLRHMHLKLA, from the coding sequence ATGAATTTCCGACAGTTCGCGTTTAATAATGTGCTGCGCCGCAAGCGGACGTATGCCGCGCATTTTATGAGCAGCTCGTTCGCGGTCATGATTTTTTTCATCTATTCGGTGCTGCTGTATCATCCGGATTTGCAGGGGGAAATCGCTGCTAGCAGTCCAACTGCCTCTATGCTTGGCACGATGGGACTGAAAATTTCGCAATATTTAATCGTTATTTTTTCATTTCTGTTTTTGATGTATTCCGCCGGTGCCTTCCTGAAGGCGCGTAAACGTGAATTCGGCATTTTGATGCTGCTCGGCATGTCAGACAAGCAGTATCGCAGATTGATTTTTGTAGAAAATATAATCATTGGCCTCATTTCCACTGTTTTTGGAATCGGCTTTGGCATTTTGTTCACCAAGCTGTTTTTGCTTATAACCGAACGGCTGCTGGTCCTGCAGCAAGGACTCGAATTCCTCGTCCCTATCCAGAGCGTGATGATTACGGCAGGCGCTTTTTTAATCGTATTTCTGCTTCTGTCCATACTCGCGTCGCGCCTTGGGCGGAAATCTCAGCTGCTTGAGCTGATTCGTTCAGATGAGAAGCCCAAGAAGGAGCCGAAAGCTTCCGTGCTGTTATCGCTGCTCGCTGCCGTTCTTTTGCTTGCAGGCTACGGAATGGTATTTTATTTTGTACTGGGTCGCGCCTTCTCACTGACACTTCTCGCAGCCGCCATTGGCAGTGTCATATTAGGGACTTATTTTCTGTTTACACAGCTCAGCGTGTATGTGATTCGTGCACTGCGCGGACGAGAAAGCTTATTGCTGCGTAAAATCAATTTGTTGACGCTCTCCGATCTCGCTTACCGAATGAGAGACAATGCCAATATGTTTTTCATGGTGGCAACGGTAACGGCGGTTGCCTTGTGCGGCATGGGCACTTGCCTTGCGATCGGTGATCCGAATCTGTCGGAAAAAGACAACCCTTACGCTTTTATTTATGAATCCTTTGGCGGTGATAGCGAATCTCTGGCGCAAAGTGAATTACAAACGAAGCAGCACCTGGCGTTATTGGAGCATAGACTATCAGAGGGCGGCTTTACTTTTACAAAAGGCGCTTCACACATTAAAAACACGGAAGAATGGCAGTCGGTCATGAGTCTGTCCGAATACAATCAGCTTGCCACTGCACTCGGGTTCGCCGCCGAGACGCTAAATGTGCCCAGCGAAGCTTTTATCGCCTCAGGCAAAGTCTCGCGCGCCCAGAACGTGACGGCCTTTGAGCCCATTTTGGATTTAGGAAACGTCGCGCCAGGCGAAAAGCAGCGGAAGCTTACTGTAGTAAAGAGACTTCCTTCTTTCGTATTAAATAATTACAATGATGTTTATGTCGTTTCAGATGATTATTTCCAAGCGATGAACCGAATGAAAGACGACACGAACCAGGTCACCTATTATTATGTCATTCCCAATTGGATCGACACGATCGGCGTGGCGCAAAGCGTTATGAAGGAAATCCCACAGGACACGCAGGGCTATTATAATATACGGTCACTCGTAATTGAATGGTATGAATTCAAGCAGCTTAACGGGCTATTGCTTATTATAAGCGTGCTTGTGGGCGGGGTCTTTTTCACCTATGCTGTCAGCTTTATTTACTTTAGGCTGTATGCCGATTTAGAGCGGGACGAAAAGCAATACCAGATGATTAGCAAAATCGGCCTCAGCGGCAAGGAGCTGAACCGGCTGGTTACAAGGCAACTGCTCATTATGTTTTTCCTGCCCTTTGCGATTGCGCTTGTGCATGGCATCGTCGCCTTTATAAATATTGCGCTGCTGCTCGATATCTCGATGCTGAACGCAGCGTTAATGATCTATATTAGCTTCTTCCTCCTCCAACTCGCCTATTTCCTCATGATTCGCTGGCGGTATTTGCGCCATATGCATCTCAAGCTTGCATAA
- a CDS encoding AEC family transporter: MLHSFLLIVYGVFLPISLPVLGGAALKRWRGLETKPLSTIALYLLSPALILETLISAKLSMTDIIQTSAFSIINLVALWLVAVLASRLLRLSPADQAGLTLVSVFTNCVNYGLPLVLLAFGQLGLAKASVYVISQMILVNTVGVYFAARSHFSVKKAVQSVCKLPALYAVVLAVIIRYTGMVMPAAVEEGLSMLSYAYAPVVLILLGAQMAGARSSNKATDSVLSKPLWTAIAIRLLLSPVIAALLLWLLQVKGMLFAVLLILASMPTAVNAVIMAEQFEASPKLVSRCILWTTLASFIVLPLLIVLVQPT, from the coding sequence ATGCTGCATTCATTTTTGCTTATCGTATATGGCGTGTTTCTGCCGATTTCGCTGCCTGTCCTTGGAGGAGCTGCCTTGAAGCGCTGGCGGGGACTGGAGACGAAGCCCCTATCAACCATTGCCCTTTATTTGCTCAGCCCGGCTCTTATTCTGGAGACGCTGATCAGCGCCAAGCTGTCGATGACAGATATTATTCAGACGAGCGCATTCAGCATTATTAATTTGGTCGCTCTCTGGCTCGTCGCCGTTCTCGCCTCCCGGCTGCTGCGGCTTTCTCCAGCAGACCAAGCTGGCCTCACGCTTGTATCTGTATTTACGAACTGTGTCAACTATGGACTGCCGCTCGTGCTGCTCGCCTTCGGCCAGCTTGGGCTTGCCAAAGCATCGGTCTACGTCATCTCGCAAATGATTCTTGTCAATACCGTTGGCGTGTATTTCGCAGCCCGCTCCCATTTCTCAGTAAAAAAAGCGGTCCAATCGGTATGCAAGCTTCCCGCTTTATACGCCGTTGTGCTCGCGGTCATTATCCGGTACACAGGTATGGTTATGCCCGCGGCTGTAGAGGAAGGCCTATCAATGCTGTCCTACGCCTATGCGCCTGTCGTGCTGATTTTGCTAGGCGCACAGATGGCCGGAGCGCGCAGCAGCAATAAAGCGACCGATTCGGTCCTGAGCAAGCCGCTCTGGACGGCTATCGCGATCCGGCTGCTGCTTTCTCCAGTCATCGCAGCCCTTCTGCTCTGGCTGCTGCAGGTAAAAGGGATGCTATTCGCCGTCCTGCTTATACTCGCCTCGATGCCGACGGCAGTCAACGCCGTTATTATGGCGGAGCAATTTGAAGCATCGCCGAAGCTCGTTTCCCGCTGTATTTTATGGACGACGCTCGCCTCCTTTATCGTGCTGCCTCTGCTGATTGTCCTGGTGCAGCCGACTTGA
- a CDS encoding ABC transporter permease, translating to MMAKSQEANQEQKQLKEQAMQKLWKKRARSFREETLPYLRYMGQSGFPLFLSLFVITGVFSYIKLIRDVPADFPTALVGIVALVPVLCWSPFRTFLQAADVVFHMPQESAMRRYWGSSFKRSIIALVALCAFLLLAYWPIYTQGTGPADMWLLVLAAAVLRIANTAAAWRERQLAWGGMRMLFRVARWAATALAWAGMLTRAPLYAGGFIILLLLLFALLYRLPSRFVIPWERLIEEEAATRRRYYVFFGLFIDVPTMPSRTAGRKYLSWVMNFIPYRRLLTYDYLYAASMLRMEMGGILLRLLALFAFIAYWMADAVWLSGWGAACAYAVFMLIVGAQLGGLRHTHRYTVWRHVYPLPDAQRMESLIRLDRWTMLIIALLMWLPACIMLLRANCLLAAAAAPIAAIVYLLTIRPLRLRRAFAADAEED from the coding sequence ATGATGGCTAAATCGCAAGAAGCTAATCAAGAGCAGAAGCAATTGAAGGAACAGGCGATGCAAAAGCTATGGAAAAAGCGTGCCCGAAGCTTCCGCGAGGAAACGCTGCCGTATTTGCGCTATATGGGACAAAGTGGATTCCCGCTGTTTCTTTCGCTTTTTGTCATTACCGGGGTGTTTAGTTATATTAAGCTGATTCGTGACGTGCCGGCTGATTTTCCGACCGCGCTGGTTGGCATAGTGGCACTGGTTCCCGTGCTTTGCTGGAGCCCGTTTCGCACCTTTCTGCAGGCGGCAGATGTCGTCTTCCATATGCCGCAGGAATCAGCGATGCGCCGTTATTGGGGATCTTCCTTTAAGCGAAGCATTATAGCTCTGGTCGCTTTATGCGCCTTCCTGCTGCTTGCTTATTGGCCTATTTACACGCAGGGCACCGGCCCAGCGGATATGTGGCTGCTGGTTTTGGCTGCGGCTGTGCTTCGTATAGCAAATACAGCTGCTGCATGGCGGGAACGGCAGCTGGCCTGGGGCGGCATGAGAATGCTGTTTCGAGTGGCTCGCTGGGCAGCGACGGCGCTTGCTTGGGCGGGTATGCTGACCCGTGCACCGCTGTATGCGGGAGGCTTTATAATATTGCTCCTCCTGCTATTCGCCCTGCTGTACAGGCTCCCTAGCCGATTCGTCATCCCATGGGAGCGGCTAATTGAAGAAGAGGCAGCGACGAGAAGAAGGTATTATGTCTTTTTCGGTTTGTTTATCGATGTGCCTACGATGCCATCACGAACAGCTGGCCGCAAATATCTTTCCTGGGTCATGAACTTTATACCCTATCGCCGCCTTCTGACTTACGATTATTTATATGCGGCTTCCATGCTGCGAATGGAAATGGGAGGCATTTTGCTAAGGCTGCTCGCCTTGTTCGCGTTTATTGCCTATTGGATGGCGGATGCGGTCTGGTTGTCCGGCTGGGGTGCTGCCTGTGCTTATGCAGTATTTATGCTCATTGTTGGGGCCCAGCTTGGCGGGCTTCGCCATACGCATCGTTATACGGTATGGCGGCATGTTTATCCGCTTCCTGATGCGCAAAGGATGGAAAGCCTCATCCGGCTGGACCGATGGACGATGCTCATTATTGCCCTGCTTATGTGGCTTCCTGCGTGCATTATGCTGCTGCGTGCCAACTGCCTGCTTGCTGCAGCAGCAGCACCGATTGCAGCGATCGTCTATTTGCTTACAATTCGCCCGCTCAGACTGCGCCGCGCTTTTGCTGCTGATGCGGAAGAAGATTAG
- a CDS encoding ABC transporter ATP-binding protein, translating to MMIEPVLEVADLTGGYSPRRPVLHHVSFQLRPGEMVGLIGLNGAGKSTTIKHILGLMKPQQGEVKVGGVKLEEDPDRYRSAFAYVPETPVLFDELTVEEHLRLTGMAYGVSVQEYEKKRMDLLNEFQMNAKKGAFAAHLSKGMKQKVMIMNALLSEPPLYIIDEPFLGLDPLGIRSLLERLVEVKQNGSAILMSSHILATVEAYCDKFIVMHHGRIVASGTLADVCEAAGMAMRGGTLEDAFYKLVAGDKP from the coding sequence ATAATGATAGAGCCTGTATTGGAAGTTGCCGATTTGACAGGAGGATATAGTCCGCGCCGTCCTGTCCTGCATCATGTATCGTTTCAGCTGCGTCCGGGCGAAATGGTCGGCTTAATTGGCCTCAATGGGGCAGGCAAAAGTACGACAATTAAGCATATTCTCGGCTTGATGAAGCCGCAGCAGGGTGAGGTTAAGGTTGGGGGCGTCAAGCTGGAGGAAGATCCGGATCGCTACCGCTCCGCTTTTGCCTATGTGCCCGAAACCCCGGTGCTATTCGACGAGCTTACGGTTGAGGAGCATTTGCGTCTGACGGGAATGGCCTACGGGGTTTCTGTTCAGGAATATGAAAAGAAGCGAATGGATTTGTTGAACGAGTTCCAGATGAATGCGAAAAAAGGAGCTTTTGCCGCCCATCTATCTAAAGGGATGAAGCAGAAGGTCATGATAATGAACGCGCTGCTGTCAGAGCCGCCATTATACATCATTGACGAGCCGTTTCTTGGGCTGGACCCGCTGGGCATTCGCTCCTTGCTGGAACGGCTTGTGGAAGTTAAGCAGAACGGCTCGGCTATTTTGATGAGCTCGCATATTTTAGCTACGGTAGAAGCTTATTGCGACAAGTTTATTGTGATGCATCATGGACGCATCGTTGCCAGCGGAACGCTTGCGGATGTATGCGAAGCGGCGGGCATGGCGATGCGCGGCGGAACGCTGGAGGATGCGTTCTATAAGCTCGTTGCTGGAGACAAGCCATGA
- a CDS encoding DEAD/DEAH box helicase, producing the protein MSKQNWLDLGLNEQLAEALVEEGIQEPTAVQAEAIPVLLGGQDVSARSQTGTGKTLAYLLPLLQKLNASSKEIQGVVIAPTQELAMQIVRVAEFYAKPLGLRVQQLIGGAALKRQVEKLKLHPQIVIGTPGRIHELLKLRKIKLHAVNQVVVDEVDQVFQLSSTREVETILFAMGQNRQIAFFSATYPEQMARFESRWMNEPHRIQVAPEHRVSETITNYYFVCDKRDKPDIARRIIRMLKPKSALLFLNETDTISNWEAKLSYEGFTVEALYGDADKQRRAATLARFREGACQLLLATDVAARGLDIEGLPLVINLEPALDADHYVHRAGRTGRMGRTGTVISIVTPQEHFIMDKFRKQLGIDLPEKAMLRGKLVTPEEARNDKSSFKRPDYTGAPKSRQASGGDLAQGDGARGERQRGEFRQGAGGQAPQGERRRGEVQPGSRRNDAQADGAVRARTAGIAASAANEPQKAAVPAKPKAKVLSKQERQKKSKDKGAPKWLKAKRESGDTKE; encoded by the coding sequence ATGAGTAAGCAAAATTGGTTGGATTTAGGTTTAAATGAACAGCTGGCGGAAGCGCTGGTTGAAGAGGGTATTCAGGAGCCTACTGCGGTGCAAGCAGAGGCCATTCCGGTACTGCTCGGAGGGCAGGACGTTTCCGCACGTTCGCAGACGGGAACAGGCAAGACGCTGGCCTATTTGCTGCCTTTGCTGCAAAAGCTGAATGCATCGTCGAAAGAAATTCAGGGTGTCGTCATTGCTCCTACGCAGGAGCTGGCTATGCAGATTGTACGGGTAGCTGAATTTTATGCGAAGCCGCTGGGCCTCCGTGTGCAGCAGCTAATTGGCGGCGCAGCGCTCAAGCGCCAAGTAGAGAAGCTTAAGCTGCATCCGCAAATTGTCATCGGTACGCCGGGACGTATTCACGAGCTGCTTAAGCTGCGCAAAATCAAGCTGCATGCCGTCAATCAGGTCGTCGTTGATGAAGTGGACCAAGTGTTCCAGCTGAGCTCGACTCGCGAAGTGGAGACGATTCTTTTTGCTATGGGACAAAATCGCCAAATCGCTTTTTTCTCGGCGACTTATCCAGAGCAGATGGCACGCTTTGAAAGCCGCTGGATGAATGAGCCGCATCGAATTCAGGTTGCCCCTGAGCATCGCGTGTCGGAGACAATTACGAATTATTATTTCGTATGCGACAAACGGGACAAGCCGGATATCGCCCGTCGCATCATTCGCATGCTGAAGCCAAAATCGGCGTTGCTGTTTTTGAATGAGACGGACACGATTTCAAACTGGGAAGCGAAGCTCAGCTATGAGGGCTTTACGGTAGAGGCGCTATATGGCGATGCTGACAAGCAGCGTCGTGCTGCTACGCTTGCACGCTTTCGCGAAGGTGCGTGCCAGCTACTGCTTGCGACTGACGTTGCCGCGAGGGGACTCGATATTGAAGGCTTGCCGCTCGTTATCAATCTGGAGCCAGCGCTTGATGCCGATCATTATGTGCATCGGGCGGGCCGGACGGGCCGCATGGGCCGCACGGGAACCGTTATTTCCATTGTTACGCCGCAGGAGCATTTTATTATGGACAAGTTCCGCAAGCAGCTCGGCATTGATCTTCCGGAGAAGGCGATGCTTAGAGGCAAGCTGGTTACACCGGAGGAAGCGCGGAACGATAAATCCTCGTTCAAACGTCCGGATTATACGGGAGCGCCGAAGAGTCGTCAGGCGTCAGGCGGCGACTTAGCGCAAGGTGATGGAGCGCGAGGCGAGAGGCAGCGCGGAGAGTTCAGACAAGGTGCAGGTGGGCAAGCTCCGCAAGGCGAGAGGCGCCGGGGCGAAGTTCAGCCGGGCAGCCGCAGGAATGATGCACAAGCAGATGGGGCAGTGCGGGCGAGAACAGCGGGAATCGCTGCCTCCGCAGCTAATGAGCCACAGAAAGCGGCTGTTCCAGCGAAACCGAAGGCGAAGGTGCTCTCCAAGCAGGAGCGCCAGAAGAAGAGCAAGGATAAAGGCGCTCCGAAATGGCTGAAAGCAAAGCGCGAGTCGGGCGATACGAAGGAGTAA
- a CDS encoding SDR family oxidoreductase, with amino-acid sequence MLNGKVVLISGASSGIGALAAKQLAMRGAIVVLTGRNVEKLKAHVAEIGSNSSYFQMDVTSMEDVQQVIQAVLQKHGRLDILINNAGYGQFEYFETMPVEEFDQMMDTNYMGIVRCTKAVLPYMLSQGSGHIVNIASLAGKIGSAKSTAYTATKHAVLGFTNSLRMELRGKGIVVSAVNPGPIDTPFFSLADPSGNYVKNVSFFMMKPDYVVKAIVRLIERRKAEINLPRSAAFGIKLYQLFPRLIDRLFGGMLDRK; translated from the coding sequence ATGTTAAATGGCAAAGTTGTGCTTATTTCCGGCGCTTCCAGCGGGATAGGAGCACTTGCTGCAAAGCAGCTTGCGATGCGCGGCGCCATTGTGGTGCTGACCGGACGAAATGTGGAGAAGCTGAAGGCGCATGTGGCAGAAATCGGCAGCAATAGCTCCTATTTTCAGATGGATGTAACGAGCATGGAAGATGTTCAGCAGGTCATTCAGGCAGTGCTGCAAAAGCATGGGCGTCTCGATATATTGATTAATAATGCTGGTTACGGGCAGTTTGAATATTTTGAGACGATGCCGGTCGAAGAATTTGACCAGATGATGGATACGAATTATATGGGTATCGTTCGCTGCACGAAGGCTGTGCTGCCATATATGCTTTCCCAAGGCAGCGGTCATATCGTAAATATTGCCTCACTCGCAGGCAAGATCGGCTCAGCCAAGTCAACGGCCTACACGGCAACGAAGCATGCGGTGCTCGGCTTTACCAATTCGCTGCGGATGGAGCTGCGGGGCAAAGGGATTGTCGTATCGGCGGTAAATCCCGGACCGATTGACACGCCGTTTTTTTCGCTGGCAGATCCGTCAGGCAATTATGTGAAAAATGTCAGCTTCTTTATGATGAAGCCTGACTATGTAGTCAAGGCCATTGTGCGGCTTATTGAGCGCAGGAAGGCAGAAATTAATTTGCCGAGATCGGCGGCGTTCGGCATTAAGCTTTATCAGCTTTTTCCGCGTCTGATTGACCGATTGTTCGGCGGCATGCTGGATCGAAAATAG
- a CDS encoding DUF2625 family protein: MSKMKSYKELMVPEDAWEEIQSLVSEAANPVTIVSCSIEAGRKTLEHLQVTNRSYLGAIALECGGLLVDYGWLKILGAGNERLSGSLATWNSPIQNILVVAYDIIGGFFAIHSNNKTVFYLAPDTLEWEDTECTYSEFIGWALNGDLQLFYKTMRWESWMADSQTLKGDQAFSIVPYLWTAEGQNIEQASKRPVSVLELYELHQEMGKSLNT, encoded by the coding sequence ATGAGCAAAATGAAATCCTATAAGGAATTAATGGTGCCTGAGGATGCATGGGAAGAAATTCAAAGCCTTGTATCCGAAGCTGCCAATCCCGTTACCATTGTCAGCTGTTCCATTGAGGCTGGCAGGAAAACGCTGGAGCATTTGCAAGTTACGAATCGCTCCTATTTGGGGGCTATTGCCTTGGAATGCGGAGGACTGCTTGTCGATTATGGCTGGTTAAAAATATTAGGGGCAGGAAATGAGCGGCTTTCAGGCTCTTTAGCAACTTGGAACAGTCCCATCCAAAACATTTTGGTCGTAGCTTATGATATAATTGGCGGCTTCTTTGCCATTCATTCCAATAATAAAACCGTATTTTATTTGGCGCCTGACACGCTTGAATGGGAGGATACCGAGTGTACCTATTCCGAGTTTATAGGCTGGGCGCTGAATGGCGATCTGCAATTATTTTATAAGACAATGCGCTGGGAAAGCTGGATGGCGGACTCCCAAACGCTAAAAGGAGATCAAGCCTTTTCCATTGTCCCCTACCTATGGACTGCCGAAGGGCAAAATATTGAGCAAGCATCCAAAAGGCCCGTAAGCGTACTTGAGCTGTATGAGCTGCATCAGGAAATGGGCAAATCATTAAACACTTAA
- a CDS encoding chemotaxis protein CheX: MKAEYINPFLEAAKSVIEQVIQIKPSTGQLGLKDVKFVENYIWIQIGLNGQMNADIVFGLSESVAMKMISAMMGGFSISEIDEMGRSAISELGNMISGNASTMLSNQGVHVDITPPKVIQSATAAGFKAQQALTIPLIMEGIGELDIQVLVAS, translated from the coding sequence ATGAAGGCTGAGTATATTAATCCGTTTCTTGAAGCGGCAAAAAGTGTAATTGAGCAGGTCATCCAGATAAAGCCGTCGACAGGGCAATTAGGCTTGAAAGATGTAAAATTTGTTGAAAATTACATTTGGATACAAATCGGCCTGAACGGACAAATGAACGCTGATATCGTTTTTGGACTAAGCGAATCGGTAGCGATGAAGATGATATCGGCTATGATGGGCGGCTTCTCGATTTCTGAAATTGACGAAATGGGCAGAAGCGCCATTTCTGAGCTTGGCAACATGATTAGCGGGAATGCGAGCACGATGTTATCGAATCAGGGCGTCCATGTAGATATTACACCGCCGAAGGTCATTCAGTCTGCAACTGCTGCTGGCTTTAAAGCGCAGCAAGCATTAACCATTCCGCTCATTATGGAGGGAATTGGTGAACTGGATATTCAGGTTCTGGTAGCATCGTAA
- a CDS encoding HRDC domain-containing protein produces MQIFFLNTFEKSSMEEGVHTAQLSICEQEGIWSVLWVDGEHTAAAPDVWYEGVSWEDMLLAFRHGVAVRMGEGFTPVVESMLEGRRHSGMGSLQAMVQCYGELNADQDLFEQLRDWRRVKAGGEKRSAYLIATNRMLWMFSTFVPHTAEELLQIPGWGESKQNRYGAEILAITDKHARETSFPLDWVEQLLDKSDFTRWLYKQKEVKFKNEMDKQLQKKRILSCLNSEETLEQLGASLELSRREIMDRIEQLEAEGYDVEPLVARELLHMPESEQQLVWETFEQSGDRYLKPVLQQVYGAEGLKHEQVDMLYERLRLLRIRYRKAHANQAQAI; encoded by the coding sequence ATGCAAATTTTCTTTTTGAACACATTTGAAAAATCCTCGATGGAGGAGGGCGTACATACCGCCCAATTGTCGATTTGCGAACAGGAGGGCATTTGGTCAGTACTATGGGTCGATGGCGAGCATACGGCAGCTGCGCCTGATGTCTGGTATGAAGGCGTTTCCTGGGAGGACATGCTGCTCGCCTTTCGCCATGGCGTGGCGGTACGAATGGGAGAGGGCTTTACGCCGGTCGTTGAATCTATGCTGGAAGGCCGGCGCCATTCGGGAATGGGCAGCTTGCAGGCAATGGTGCAGTGTTATGGCGAACTGAACGCGGATCAAGACTTGTTTGAACAATTAAGAGATTGGCGCAGGGTGAAAGCAGGAGGAGAGAAGAGGTCGGCTTACCTCATTGCAACGAATCGGATGCTGTGGATGTTCAGCACGTTTGTACCGCATACGGCCGAAGAACTGCTGCAAATTCCCGGGTGGGGAGAGAGCAAGCAAAATCGATATGGAGCTGAAATTTTGGCGATTACAGATAAGCATGCCCGTGAAACAAGCTTTCCGCTTGACTGGGTAGAGCAGCTGCTGGACAAGTCTGATTTTACAAGGTGGCTGTATAAGCAGAAGGAAGTAAAATTCAAAAACGAGATGGACAAGCAGCTGCAGAAAAAGCGGATTCTCAGCTGTTTGAACAGCGAGGAGACGCTGGAGCAGCTAGGCGCCAGCCTCGAGCTGTCACGCAGGGAAATAATGGACAGAATCGAGCAGCTTGAAGCTGAAGGATATGATGTTGAGCCGCTTGTTGCACGCGAGCTGCTGCATATGCCGGAATCCGAGCAGCAGCTTGTCTGGGAAACGTTCGAGCAGTCGGGCGACCGCTACTTGAAGCCCGTGCTTCAGCAAGTATATGGAGCAGAGGGCTTGAAGCATGAACAGGTGGATATGCTGTATGAACGGCTGCGGCTGCTTAGAATCCGTTACCGCAAGGCTCATGCAAATCAGGCACAAGCTATATAA
- a CDS encoding phosphodiester glycosidase family protein: protein MKSLNQSSWKKSMHRTVLVGGASLLLLSSAGGEMAYNFGGSAYAAEAQSTVKNVTITYPASAVTVALNERLPLLAKLKLSEQVTLRYESGNGAVARVNSDGVIIPVSAGKTKIRVHVTSASYKGKLELPVTIRAASTSYKAVAASKRVSAGGRSFTVQTVAIPKGMPVTAGLPSRTVGLTQGLSGIASLYNAAAAINGTYFESYGGIPEPYGNIISDGVVEHIGNTGTSIGFQWDGSALMDTLQVKMSGKVSSPGKSSQSWYVYFVNRTPTPGRTAAIMYTPKRGSKIGMTTGSAVTVSKGIVTKVSKNTNVDIPKDGYVLFFTGEEEHLASRFQKGSYVDYTVSYNDVSGKAIDWSEVHTAIGAGPRLVKDGKLAVDPANEGFVSPKILTDSGARSGIAIMNDGSILLVTVPAATIKQWGQIMVSLGAKQAMNLDGGASSGLYANGKQITPAGRELSNALVFSSLPKW from the coding sequence ATGAAATCATTAAACCAGTCATCATGGAAAAAAAGTATGCATCGCACAGTCTTAGTCGGAGGCGCGTCGCTTCTGCTGCTAAGCTCAGCAGGCGGAGAAATGGCCTACAATTTTGGAGGTTCGGCGTATGCAGCTGAAGCACAATCAACTGTCAAAAATGTGACGATTACGTACCCAGCATCAGCCGTAACGGTTGCTCTTAATGAAAGGCTGCCGCTGCTCGCAAAGCTGAAGCTGTCAGAGCAGGTGACGCTGCGATATGAATCAGGCAATGGCGCGGTAGCGCGCGTGAACAGCGATGGCGTTATTATCCCTGTCTCCGCAGGGAAAACTAAAATTCGCGTTCATGTGACCTCCGCTTCCTATAAGGGCAAGCTTGAGCTGCCAGTAACGATCCGTGCAGCATCAACTTCTTACAAGGCTGTGGCGGCTTCGAAGCGCGTGTCCGCAGGGGGACGTTCCTTCACCGTTCAAACCGTGGCGATTCCTAAAGGGATGCCCGTTACAGCAGGCCTGCCTAGCAGGACAGTCGGGTTGACGCAGGGCTTATCTGGAATTGCTTCCCTGTACAATGCAGCAGCAGCCATTAATGGCACGTATTTTGAATCGTATGGCGGAATTCCTGAGCCTTATGGCAACATCATTAGCGATGGCGTTGTCGAGCATATTGGAAATACAGGAACGAGTATTGGCTTTCAATGGGACGGCTCGGCTCTTATGGATACGCTGCAGGTGAAGATGAGCGGCAAAGTAAGCAGCCCCGGGAAATCCTCACAAAGCTGGTATGTGTATTTCGTTAATCGGACACCTACTCCAGGCAGAACAGCTGCCATTATGTATACGCCGAAACGCGGCAGCAAAATCGGAATGACCACAGGCTCAGCCGTAACGGTCAGCAAGGGTATCGTAACGAAGGTTAGCAAAAATACGAATGTCGATATTCCAAAGGACGGGTATGTTCTCTTCTTTACAGGGGAGGAGGAGCATTTGGCGAGCCGTTTCCAAAAAGGCAGCTACGTTGACTATACCGTCAGCTATAACGATGTTTCCGGCAAAGCGATTGACTGGAGCGAGGTGCATACCGCAATTGGTGCGGGCCCGCGCCTAGTGAAGGATGGCAAGCTGGCCGTTGATCCAGCGAACGAAGGTTTTGTCAGCCCGAAAATTTTAACTGACTCTGGCGCACGAAGCGGAATTGCGATAATGAACGATGGCTCGATTTTGCTGGTTACGGTTCCGGCTGCGACCATAAAGCAATGGGGACAAATTATGGTCAGCCTGGGTGCTAAGCAGGCAATGAATTTGGATGGCGGCGCATCTTCCGGCTTGTATGCGAATGGCAAGCAAATTACGCCTGCCGGACGCGAGCTCAGCAATGCGCTTGTATTCAGCTCCTTGCCGAAATGGTAA